A DNA window from Candidatus Methylacidiphilales bacterium contains the following coding sequences:
- a CDS encoding fatty acid desaturase, with protein MSRIPFERVEWVTFAFLGGTFLLTLTGVPLYILTYGLSWFHVALFLVMFCATGLSITLGYHRLFAHRAFEATWPIRLFTLVFGAAAFENSVLDWASDHRRHHKHTDTDDDPYDASKGLLWSHLGWMLFKLRPLPPYDNVADLAKDPLVRWQHRNWHLIGAFVAFVLPTIIGYFWGGWECALGAFLIGGVARVVAVQHSTFCINSLCHYIGDQPYSTRCSAKDSWIMALVTFGEGYHNYHHEFPSDYRNGVRPWQFDPTKWLIWTFSKLGLVRSLRRIPNKRIQAAVVAERTRTAPPAPDENNEVLPIGILPFTVKE; from the coding sequence ATGTCCCGAATTCCCTTCGAACGCGTTGAGTGGGTGACCTTTGCCTTCCTTGGCGGCACCTTCCTTCTCACCCTGACCGGCGTACCGCTCTACATCCTCACGTACGGCCTGAGCTGGTTCCATGTGGCCCTCTTCCTGGTCATGTTCTGTGCCACCGGCCTCAGCATCACCCTGGGCTACCACCGCCTCTTCGCCCACCGCGCCTTCGAGGCCACCTGGCCGATCCGCCTCTTCACCCTGGTCTTCGGGGCCGCCGCCTTCGAAAACTCCGTCCTGGACTGGGCCTCCGACCACCGCCGCCACCACAAACACACCGACACCGACGACGATCCCTACGACGCCAGCAAGGGTTTGCTCTGGTCGCACCTCGGCTGGATGTTGTTCAAGCTCCGCCCCCTGCCCCCCTACGACAACGTGGCCGACCTGGCCAAGGATCCCCTGGTGCGCTGGCAGCACCGCAATTGGCACCTCATCGGAGCCTTTGTCGCTTTCGTCCTCCCCACGATCATCGGCTATTTCTGGGGCGGCTGGGAATGCGCCCTGGGGGCCTTCCTGATCGGCGGCGTGGCCCGCGTGGTCGCCGTCCAGCACTCCACCTTCTGCATCAATTCCCTTTGCCACTACATCGGCGACCAACCCTACTCGACCCGTTGCAGCGCCAAGGACAGTTGGATCATGGCCCTGGTGACCTTCGGGGAAGGCTACCACAACTACCACCACGAATTCCCCAGCGACTACCGCAACGGGGTCCGCCCCTGGCAGTTTGATCCGACCAAATGGCTCATCTGGACCTTCTCCAAGTTGGGTCTGGTCCGCAGCCTCCGCCGCATCCCGAACAAGCGCATCCAGGCCGCCGTCGTGGCCGAACGCACCCGCACCGCGCCCCCGGCACCCGACGAGAACAACGAAGTCCTACCGATCGGCATCCTGCCGTTCACGGTCAAAGAATGA
- a CDS encoding WbuC family cupin fold metalloprotein gives MPTDALSLPGPEGPVFALNDAWMQKGVLASRQGRRGRIMLPMHRRAEGVQRMVNFVQPGSYIRPHRHPLPGRIECVAVIQGCMGLFEFSPEGEILRGWRLEAGMAGACLADIDAGVWHTMVALAPDSVMLEIKAGPYDPSTDKEFGAWSPAEDSPAAADYLRRLESFFDRERQDADR, from the coding sequence ATGCCCACCGACGCCCTCTCGCTTCCCGGTCCGGAGGGACCGGTCTTTGCCCTCAATGACGCATGGATGCAAAAAGGGGTCTTGGCATCACGGCAGGGCCGACGCGGGCGTATCATGCTGCCCATGCACCGCCGGGCCGAGGGGGTGCAGCGCATGGTCAACTTCGTCCAGCCGGGTTCCTACATCCGGCCGCACCGCCATCCGCTTCCGGGAAGGATCGAATGCGTGGCCGTCATCCAGGGTTGCATGGGGCTGTTCGAATTTTCCCCGGAGGGAGAAATCCTGCGCGGTTGGCGCTTGGAAGCGGGAATGGCCGGAGCCTGCCTGGCGGACATCGATGCCGGTGTCTGGCACACCATGGTCGCCCTGGCCCCGGATTCGGTCATGCTGGAAATCAAAGCGGGACCCTACGATCCCTCGACCGACAAGGAATTCGGCGCATGGTCCCCCGCTGAGGACAGTCCGGCGGCGGCGGATTATCTCCGCCGCCTCGAGTCATTCTTTGACCGTGAACGGCAGGATGCCGATCGGTAG
- a CDS encoding adenylate/guanylate cyclase domain-containing protein, whose translation MHPVQFLPDNTTASAQGLSVLETALRHGIPLTHACGGEAKCSTCRVMILEGGNHCHPPGPAEAALTQRLGFAGDVRLACQIRPTGPMTVRRLVLDETDIRLATSPLPSGWPEAVGEEKHLAVLFSDIRGFTRMSQRMLPYDIVHALNRHYEAMGAILGRHGGMINNIMGDGLMVLFEHMENTDHPALRATRAAVEMRQAVASSGKPYFAHAYGVELAIGVGIDYGRVIAGGIGQAESRRMTVIGETVNTASRIESANKETGTTVLVSDAVQAACGPAFLWRPHPDTRLPGINPAVTLYEPLSDNNPS comes from the coding sequence ATGCACCCGGTTCAATTTCTGCCAGACAACACCACCGCCTCCGCCCAGGGCCTGTCTGTTTTGGAAACCGCCCTTCGTCACGGGATTCCGCTGACCCATGCCTGTGGGGGCGAGGCGAAATGTTCCACCTGCCGCGTCATGATCCTTGAGGGCGGGAACCATTGCCACCCGCCCGGGCCAGCCGAAGCCGCACTCACCCAAAGACTGGGCTTTGCCGGAGACGTCCGCCTGGCTTGTCAAATCAGGCCGACCGGACCGATGACGGTCCGGCGTCTTGTTTTGGACGAAACCGATATCCGCCTGGCCACATCCCCTTTGCCTTCCGGATGGCCCGAGGCGGTGGGCGAAGAAAAACACCTGGCTGTCCTCTTCTCCGATATCCGTGGCTTCACCCGCATGTCCCAGCGCATGCTCCCCTACGACATCGTCCATGCCCTCAACCGCCACTATGAAGCCATGGGAGCCATCCTCGGACGTCATGGGGGCATGATCAACAACATCATGGGCGACGGCCTCATGGTCCTCTTCGAGCACATGGAGAACACCGACCATCCCGCGCTCCGGGCCACCCGCGCGGCCGTGGAGATGCGCCAGGCCGTGGCCTCCTCCGGCAAACCCTATTTCGCACATGCCTACGGGGTGGAACTCGCCATCGGGGTCGGCATCGATTACGGAAGAGTCATTGCCGGCGGCATCGGACAAGCGGAAAGCCGCCGCATGACCGTCATCGGTGAAACGGTCAACACCGCCAGCCGCATCGAATCGGCCAACAAGGAAACCGGCACCACCGTGCTGGTTTCGGATGCCGTGCAGGCGGCCTGCGGACCGGCCTTCTTGTGGCGGCCCCATCCCGACACACGCCTCCCGGGGATCAACCCCGCGGTCACCCTTTACGAGCCGCTCAGCGACAATAATCCATCGTAA
- a CDS encoding glycosyltransferase family 4 protein produces MNAFALPTPPALWQNIPMAGISLLHTEWSMGWGGQEIRIVQEMREFRRLGYRVRLACRAGSRIGEEATKLEFPVDHLPFRGPADLWTAWRLSRMLRAHGVQIVHTHSSVDGWCAGMAARLAGVPVVRSRHLSSHVRGGLNARLVYSVLADRVISSGRHIREQLLAAGAGDPSRHVSVPAGADEARFHPGVDAAPVRAELGLHPGDRVVGMVAVLRSWKGHEFFLRAARLLHAEDPGMVFLIVGDGPTRQNIEQWIREWDLTSCVRLLGHRADVPELMKAMSVCVLPSLKNEATSQVLPQAMLVGTPVVSSSAGGLTEVVEDGVRGRVVEPGDPEALAAAIRAVFRDQEATRVMAEEARRFAVEELTFRRQIERTAAVYDGLLSLSGS; encoded by the coding sequence GTGAATGCGTTCGCGCTTCCCACCCCGCCTGCCCTGTGGCAGAACATCCCGATGGCGGGCATATCGTTATTGCACACGGAATGGTCCATGGGCTGGGGCGGACAGGAAATCCGCATCGTCCAGGAAATGCGGGAGTTCCGGCGTTTGGGTTACCGCGTACGGTTGGCCTGCCGTGCGGGATCGCGCATCGGCGAAGAGGCCACGAAACTGGAATTCCCCGTCGACCATCTGCCGTTCCGTGGGCCCGCGGATCTCTGGACGGCTTGGCGGCTGAGCCGCATGCTGCGCGCCCACGGGGTGCAGATCGTTCACACCCACAGCTCGGTTGATGGCTGGTGCGCGGGAATGGCCGCACGACTGGCCGGTGTTCCGGTGGTGCGCAGTCGGCACCTTTCCTCGCACGTCCGCGGCGGGCTCAATGCCCGGCTTGTTTACTCGGTCCTGGCCGACCGGGTCATTTCCAGCGGAAGACACATCCGCGAGCAACTACTGGCCGCAGGGGCGGGCGATCCCTCAAGACATGTCTCGGTTCCCGCAGGGGCGGACGAAGCCCGCTTCCATCCCGGGGTGGATGCCGCCCCCGTGCGGGCGGAACTCGGATTGCACCCCGGCGACCGCGTGGTGGGCATGGTGGCGGTCTTGCGCAGCTGGAAAGGCCACGAATTCTTCCTGCGCGCCGCCCGTCTGCTCCATGCCGAGGACCCGGGTATGGTCTTCCTCATCGTCGGTGACGGGCCGACCCGGCAGAACATCGAGCAATGGATCCGGGAGTGGGACCTGACCTCCTGTGTGCGTCTCCTGGGTCACCGCGCCGATGTGCCCGAATTGATGAAAGCCATGTCCGTGTGCGTCCTGCCCTCGCTCAAGAACGAGGCCACGTCCCAGGTGCTCCCCCAGGCCATGCTGGTCGGCACGCCGGTGGTGAGTTCGAGCGCGGGTGGACTGACCGAGGTGGTGGAGGACGGGGTTCGCGGGCGGGTGGTGGAACCCGGTGACCCCGAGGCGCTCGCGGCGGCGATCCGCGCGGTATTCCGGGACCAGGAGGCGACCCGTGTGATGGCGGAGGAGGCGCGGCGATTTGCCGTGGAAGAACTGACTTTCCGCCGCCAGATCGAACGCACCGCGGCGGTTTACGATGGATTATTGTCGCTGAGCGGCTCGTAA